From one Oncorhynchus keta strain PuntledgeMale-10-30-2019 chromosome 30, Oket_V2, whole genome shotgun sequence genomic stretch:
- the LOC118363779 gene encoding zinc finger protein ZFP2-like isoform X2 produces the protein MSEMRVLHQRINSVIMDILASAAVTEICKLVEDCCGALRAEVSQSKEQIKILQKQLSLAESSYGSLSCKEGQTPVSSGSPINNSISGNSPAANEDDADDTHDDEDFQQFIVSEVEFPPEQQHCKQEWIPSLGKDDWNPIQIKEEQKEFSIIQEEEDSVFTPAWVKSDYDQYSTQSSQTQSEKDIMDTTEQIKREPKEDDSWTKKGQSSKGRKSMDPKSPVERRHTEVQPFCCSDCGERFTQMGELDAHRKAHTAEKQHRCGECGKCFTQVGYLNYHRKTHTGEKPHRCHDCGKCFFRVGDLTLHMRIHTGEKPLCCQVCGKCFARPSNLRSHIRIHTEKSYSCHYCGKYFRHKGNLTAHMRIHTRGSNIVAIVADLSPLAIIT, from the exons ATGTCGGAAATGCGTGTTTTGCATCAACGGATAAACTCTGTCATTATGGACATACTAGCCTCCGCTGCGGTTACAGAGATTTGTAAGTTAGTAGAAGATTGTTGTGGAGCATTACGTGCTGAAGTCTCTCAAAGCAAAGAGCAAATCAAAATACTACAGAAGCAACTCAGCCTGGCTGAGTCGAGTTACGGGTCGCTGAGTTGCAAAGAAGGTCAGACGCCTGTCAGCAGCGGCTCACCGATAAATAACAGTATTTCGGGCAATTCCCCCGCGGCCAATGAAGATGATGCGGACGACACTCACGATGACGAAG ATTTCCAACAGTTCATTGTCTCTGAAGTGGAGTTTCCCCCCGAGCAGCAGCATTGTAAGCAGGAGTGGATCCCCAGTCTGGGGAAAGATGACTGGAACCCCATACAGATTAAAGAGGAACAGAAGGAATTCAGTATCATCCAGGAGGAGGAAGACTCTGTATTCACTCCTGCCTGGGTGAAAAGTGACTATGATCAGTACTCAACTCAGTCCTCACAAACCCAAAGTGAAAAAGACATAATGGACACGACTGAACAGATCAAAAGAGAACCTAAGGAAGACGATTCATGGACCAAAAAAGGACAAAGCTCAAAGGGTAGAAAATCCATGGATCCGAAATCACCAGTGGAAAGGAGACACACAGAAGTGCAACCATTTTGCTGTAGTGATTGTGGGGAACGTTTCACTCAGATGGGAGAACTGGATGCTCATAGGAAGGCTCACACAGCAGAGAAACAGCATCGCTGTGGTGAATGTGGCAAATGTTTTACTCAAGTTGGGTATCTGAACTATCACAGAAAGacgcacacaggggagaaacctcaTCGCTGTCATGATTGTGGCAAATGTTTCTTTCGAGTTGGTGATCTGACACTTCATATGAGGATTCACACGGGGGAAAAACCGCTTTGCTGCCAGGTCTGTGGCAAATGTTTTGCTCGTCCGAGTAATCTGAGGTCTCACATTAGAATTCACACAGAGAAATCTTACAGCTGTCATTATTGTGGCAAATATTTTCGTCATAAAGGTAATCTGACAGCGCATATGAGGATTCACACAAGGGGAAGTAATATTGTCGCTATAGTAGCAGATCTTTCACCACTGGCGATAATCACATGA
- the LOC118363779 gene encoding gastrula zinc finger protein XlCGF48.2-like isoform X1, with protein MSKLELLRVIFNQRCTGAADEIFRAVAKTISKYQDNVNLSKEDNGRLQGLLDVILKPEIKLYRADFEQFIVSEVEFPPEQQQFEQEWSPDLGQDDWNPIQIKEEQGEFSIIQEEEDSVFTPAWVKSDYDQYSTQSSQTQSEEYKDRTKPKGVDYSKPTRGSWPKSRRTPTENRKGFISSKGRKSMDLKSPVQRRRHTEEKSFCCSDCGECFTQMGKLNSHRIMIHSRGNQFRCDECGKCFAQWGYLNSHMRIHTRVNCGKIFTQSGRFEPSLTTLKDRKGEKPYCCGECGKYFSNTGSLNYHRRSHTEKKSHRCHDCGKCFYKCMDLNIHRRIHTGEKPYHCQFCGKCYNQQTSLSYHMRNHTETSCNCHYCGRYIRHRGNLTAHMRIHTRKIR; from the exons ATGTCTAAATTGGAGTTGTTGAGAGTGATTTTTAACCAACGATGTACAGGCGCTGCAGATGAGATATTCAGAGCCGTTGCGAAAACGATATCAAAGTACCAGGACAACGTTAATCTATCGAAAGAGGACAACGGCCGTCTACAGGGGCTGCTTGACGTCATCCTGAAACCTGAGATAAAGTTGTATAGAGCAG ATTTTGAGCAGTTCATTGTCTCTGAAGTGGAGTTTCCCCCTGAGCAGCAGCAATTTGAACAAGAGTGGAGCCCCGATCTGGGGCAAGATGACTGGAACCCCATACAGATTAAAGAGGAACAGGGGGAATTCAGTATCATCCAGGAGGAGGAAGACTCTGTATTCACTCCTGCCTGGGTGAAAAGTGACTATGATCAGTACTCAACTCAGTCCTCACAAACCCAAAGTGAAGAGTACAAAGACAGAACAAAACCTAAGGGAGTGGATTATTCAAAGCCAACCCGTGGCTCTTGGCCCAAATCGAGGAGGACACCGACAGAAAATAGAAAAGGCTTTATCAGCTCCAAGGGTAGAAAATCAATGGATCTGAAATCACCAGTGCAAAGGAGGCGTCACACAGAAGAGAAATCATTTTGCtgtagtgattgtggtgaatGTTTCACTCAGATGGGAAAACTGAATTCTCATAGGATCATGATACACTCCAGAGGTAATCAGTTTCGCTGTGATGAATGTGGCAAATGTTTTGCACAGTGGGGATATCTGAATTCTCATATGAGGATTCACACAAGGGTGAATTGTGGCAAAATATTCACTCAGTCTGGCCGTTTCGAACCCTCCTTGACCACTTTGAAGGATCGCAAAGGAGAGAAACCTTATTGCTGTGGTGAATGTGGCAAATATTTTTCTAACACTGGGTCCCTGAATTATCATAGGAGGTCGCACACAGAGAAGAAATCGCATCGCTGCCATGATTGTGGcaaatgtttttataaatgtaTGGATCTGAATATTCACAGGAGgattcacacaggggagaaaccataTCACTGCCAGTTCTGTGGAAAATGTTATAATCAGCAGACTTCTCTAAGTTATCACATGAGGAATCACACAGAGACATCTTGTAACTGTCATTATTGTGGCAGATATATTCGTCATAGAGGTAATCTGACAGCGCATATGAGGATTCACACGAGGAAAATCAGATAA
- the LOC118363779 gene encoding oocyte zinc finger protein XlCOF10-like isoform X3 produces MWELLQDDFEQFIVSEVEFPPEQQQFEQEWSPDLGQDDWNPIQIKEEQGEFSIIQEEEDSVFTPAWVKSDYDQYSTQSSQTQSEEYKDRTKPKGVDYSKPTRGSWPKSRRTPTENRKGFISSKGRKSMDLKSPVQRRRHTEEKSFCCSDCGECFTQMGKLNSHRIMIHSRGNQFRCDECGKCFAQWGYLNSHMRIHTRVNCGKIFTQSGRFEPSLTTLKDRKGEKPYCCGECGKYFSNTGSLNYHRRSHTEKKSHRCHDCGKCFYKCMDLNIHRRIHTGEKPYHCQFCGKCYNQQTSLSYHMRNHTETSCNCHYCGRYIRHRGNLTAHMRIHTRKIR; encoded by the exons atgtgggaactccttcaagacg ATTTTGAGCAGTTCATTGTCTCTGAAGTGGAGTTTCCCCCTGAGCAGCAGCAATTTGAACAAGAGTGGAGCCCCGATCTGGGGCAAGATGACTGGAACCCCATACAGATTAAAGAGGAACAGGGGGAATTCAGTATCATCCAGGAGGAGGAAGACTCTGTATTCACTCCTGCCTGGGTGAAAAGTGACTATGATCAGTACTCAACTCAGTCCTCACAAACCCAAAGTGAAGAGTACAAAGACAGAACAAAACCTAAGGGAGTGGATTATTCAAAGCCAACCCGTGGCTCTTGGCCCAAATCGAGGAGGACACCGACAGAAAATAGAAAAGGCTTTATCAGCTCCAAGGGTAGAAAATCAATGGATCTGAAATCACCAGTGCAAAGGAGGCGTCACACAGAAGAGAAATCATTTTGCtgtagtgattgtggtgaatGTTTCACTCAGATGGGAAAACTGAATTCTCATAGGATCATGATACACTCCAGAGGTAATCAGTTTCGCTGTGATGAATGTGGCAAATGTTTTGCACAGTGGGGATATCTGAATTCTCATATGAGGATTCACACAAGGGTGAATTGTGGCAAAATATTCACTCAGTCTGGCCGTTTCGAACCCTCCTTGACCACTTTGAAGGATCGCAAAGGAGAGAAACCTTATTGCTGTGGTGAATGTGGCAAATATTTTTCTAACACTGGGTCCCTGAATTATCATAGGAGGTCGCACACAGAGAAGAAATCGCATCGCTGCCATGATTGTGGcaaatgtttttataaatgtaTGGATCTGAATATTCACAGGAGgattcacacaggggagaaaccataTCACTGCCAGTTCTGTGGAAAATGTTATAATCAGCAGACTTCTCTAAGTTATCACATGAGGAATCACACAGAGACATCTTGTAACTGTCATTATTGTGGCAGATATATTCGTCATAGAGGTAATCTGACAGCGCATATGAGGATTCACACGAGGAAAATCAGATAA